In Erigeron canadensis isolate Cc75 chromosome 6, C_canadensis_v1, whole genome shotgun sequence, the following are encoded in one genomic region:
- the LOC122603358 gene encoding aspartic proteinase PCS1, whose protein sequence is MARIRSNCVIILFIIFNSISFSIQSTNMIMKQPLNNSLSFSLKYLPMSHLSAASKIRSSSMQKSSSSGSNQKLSFKYSMALIVSLPIGTPPQAQQMVLDTGSQLSWIQCHNKTPTTSFDPSLSSSFSILPCNHPICKPRVPDFTLPTTCDQNRLCHYSYFYADGTLAEGNLVREKVTFSRFQSTPPVALGCAAASDEAQGILGMNLGRLSFASQAKISKFSYCTPTRQNNAKVKPSGAFYLGQNPNSGTFKYVDMLTFPGNQHSPNFDPYAFTVGMEGIKIGGKRLNISRSVFRPDAGGSGQTMIDSGTEYTYLVDGAYKKIHEEILRTAGSRLKKGYVYRGSLDLCFNGNSMEIGRLIGDMVFEFEKGVEVMIRKERMLDDVGRGISCLGIGPSERLGVPSNIIGNFHQQNQWVEFDMVNRRVGFGAADCSKSVQV, encoded by the coding sequence ATGGCTAGAATTCGCTCCAACTGTGTCATCATTTTGTTCATAATTTTCAACTCtatttctttctcaattcaAAGCACAAATATGATCATGAAACAACCTTTAAACAATTCACTATCATTTTCTCTTAAGTACCTTCCTATGTCTCATTTATCGGCTGCTTCTAAAATTCGGTCGAGTTCTATGCAAAAATCATCGTCCTCGGGGTCTAATCAAAAGCTATCATTTAAATATTCAATGGCTTTGATTGTTTCTTTGCCAATTGGGACACCACCACAAGCACAACAAATGGTTTTAGACACCGGAAGTCAATTATCATGGATTCAATGTCATAATAAAACGCCTACTACTTCTTTTGATCCATCTTTATCGTCTTCTTTTTCTATACTTCCTTGTAATCATCCTATTTGTAAACCAAGAGTGCCCGACTTTACTCTTCCTACTACTTGTGACCAAAATCGTCTTTGTCACTACTCTTATTTTTATGCGGATGGTACTTTGGCCGAAGGAAATTTGGTACGAGAAAAAGTAACTTTTTCTCGTTTCCAAAGTACCCCACCTGTGGCTCTCGGATGCGCTGCTGCATCTGATGAGGCACAGGGTATTTTAGGAATGAATCTTGGAAGGTTGTCCTTTGCCTCACAAGCTAAAATATCTAAGTTTTCTTATTGTACTCCTACGCGTCAAAATAATGCGAAAGTAAAACCATCCGGGGCGTTTTACCTTGGTCAAAATCCAAATTCGGGGACTTTTAAATATGTTGACATGTTGACTTTTCCGGGAAATCAACACTCCCCAAATTTTGATCCCTACGCATTTACTGTTGGCATGGAAGGGATTAAAATTGGTGGGAAAAGATTAAATATATCGAGATCAGTATTTAGACCGGACGCTGGTGGGTCCGGTCAAACAATGATTGACTCGGGCACTGAGTATACATATTTAGTGGACGGGGCATATAAAAAGATTCATGAAGAAATATTAAGAACCGCGGGGTCAAGATTGAAAAAAGGCTATGTGTACCGCGGATCGTTGGATTTGTGCTTCAATGGGAATTCGATGGAAATTGGACGTTTAATAGGGGACATGGTTTTCGAATTTGAGAAGGGGGTGGAAGTGATGATACGAAAAGAACGGATGCTAGACGATGTTGGTCGTGGAATCAGTTGTTTAGGGATCGGACCGTCAGAAAGACTAGGCGTCCCTAGTAACATTATAGGGAATTTTCATCAACAAAACCAATGGGTAGAATTTGATATGGTGAATCGAAGAGTAGGCTTTGGTGCAGCCGATTGTAGCAAGTCAGTGCAAGTATAG